One window of Bradysia coprophila strain Holo2 unplaced genomic scaffold, BU_Bcop_v1 contig_642, whole genome shotgun sequence genomic DNA carries:
- the LOC119083431 gene encoding ubiquitin carboxyl-terminal hydrolase 7-like isoform X1 has product MVLTKDDVEDIVKLLLINNQKDVQGYVIATLYFKIGEYHNALKYVSRYLCIEPNSFHANKLQGECYEKLNRNDDALKSFKKALKSVDKKNDLEHSGENQNVDEIRKKMGKIEIFSSSVVNGKGRSTAKTESIEVMVEAAHSSTSTSTPKANTNDDGTCSEITFEFRVNHITSLDCANCSETFCFQNLLWRIVVMPYRDLGACRSLSVYLICDGRSDLSQWSCHVDAEIRLLSVRPNQYPCERKTRHLFSKTADAWGFPAFLSWYDAVRPDGNYMRDDCITVQVYLKVLQ; this is encoded by the exons atggttcTTACAAAGGACGACGTTGAGGACATagtaaaattgttgttgatcAACAATCAA aaagatGTTCAAGGATACGTAATCGCCACACTCTATTTCAAAATTGGCGAGTATCACAACGCTCTAAAATACGTTTCCAGGTATTTGTGTATCGAGCCAAATTCGTTCCACGCTAACAAACTGCAAGGAGAATGCTATGAAAAACTAAATAGAAATGACGACGCATTAAAATCGTTCAAAAAAGCACTTAAATCGGTGGACAAAAAGAACGATTTAGAACACTCAGGCGAAAATCAGAATGTtgacgaaattagaaaaaaaatgggaaaaatcgaaatattctCGTCTTCAGTAGTCAATGGAAAGGGACGTTCTACAGCGAAGACTGAATCAATCGAAGTGATGGTAGAGGCG GCGCACTCATCAACATCAACATCTACACCCAAAGCGAACACAAATGACGACGGTACATGTTCTGAAATAACATTCGAATTCCGCGTGAACCATATTACATCCCTGGACTGCGCTAATTGCTCTGAAACATTCTGCTTCCAAAACCTATTGTGGAGAATAGTAGTGATGCCGTATAGGGACCTTGGAGCCTGCCGTTCGTTATCTGTTTATTTGATTTGCGATGGACGAAGCGACTTATCACAGTGGTCTTGTCACGTGGATGCGGAAATACGTCTGTTATCAGTGCGACCGAACCAGTATCCTTGCGAGAGAAAAACTCgtcatttattttcgaaaacggcGGATGCATGGGGCTTTCCGGCATTTTTGTCTTGGTATGATGCTGTGAGGCCTGACGGAAATTACATGCGAGATGACTGCATTACTGTACAGGTGTATCTTAAGGTTTTACAGTAG
- the LOC119083431 gene encoding ubiquitin carboxyl-terminal hydrolase 7-like isoform X2, translated as MVLTKDDVEDIVKLLLINNQKDVQGYVIATLYFKIGEYHNALKYVSRYLCIEPNSFHANKLQGECYEKLNRNDDALKSFKKALKSVDKKNDLEHSGENQNVDEIRKKMGKIEIFSSSVVNGKGRSTAKTESIEVMAHSSTSTSTPKANTNDDGTCSEITFEFRVNHITSLDCANCSETFCFQNLLWRIVVMPYRDLGACRSLSVYLICDGRSDLSQWSCHVDAEIRLLSVRPNQYPCERKTRHLFSKTADAWGFPAFLSWYDAVRPDGNYMRDDCITVQVYLKVLQ; from the exons atggttcTTACAAAGGACGACGTTGAGGACATagtaaaattgttgttgatcAACAATCAA aaagatGTTCAAGGATACGTAATCGCCACACTCTATTTCAAAATTGGCGAGTATCACAACGCTCTAAAATACGTTTCCAGGTATTTGTGTATCGAGCCAAATTCGTTCCACGCTAACAAACTGCAAGGAGAATGCTATGAAAAACTAAATAGAAATGACGACGCATTAAAATCGTTCAAAAAAGCACTTAAATCGGTGGACAAAAAGAACGATTTAGAACACTCAGGCGAAAATCAGAATGTtgacgaaattagaaaaaaaatgggaaaaatcgaaatattctCGTCTTCAGTAGTCAATGGAAAGGGACGTTCTACAGCGAAGACTGAATCAATCGAAGTGATG GCGCACTCATCAACATCAACATCTACACCCAAAGCGAACACAAATGACGACGGTACATGTTCTGAAATAACATTCGAATTCCGCGTGAACCATATTACATCCCTGGACTGCGCTAATTGCTCTGAAACATTCTGCTTCCAAAACCTATTGTGGAGAATAGTAGTGATGCCGTATAGGGACCTTGGAGCCTGCCGTTCGTTATCTGTTTATTTGATTTGCGATGGACGAAGCGACTTATCACAGTGGTCTTGTCACGTGGATGCGGAAATACGTCTGTTATCAGTGCGACCGAACCAGTATCCTTGCGAGAGAAAAACTCgtcatttattttcgaaaacggcGGATGCATGGGGCTTTCCGGCATTTTTGTCTTGGTATGATGCTGTGAGGCCTGACGGAAATTACATGCGAGATGACTGCATTACTGTACAGGTGTATCTTAAGGTTTTACAGTAG